The window GTATTTACCGCAGGGCAATGGTAATTGAACTTACAAAACAGGGATTGAGAGTTGAGACAAAGAAAGAAATACTAATCTACTACGAAGGAGAAGAAATTGGGAAACACAGATTGGATATTCTTGTAGAAAGCAAGGTAATAGTAGAACTAAAAACGGTGGAGGAATTAAGCAAAGCTCATTATGCTCA is drawn from bacterium and contains these coding sequences:
- a CDS encoding GxxExxY protein is translated as MEISKEYQENLLTEIIIQCIIKVHQTLDPGFLESIYRRAMVIELTKQGLRVETKKEILIYYEGEEIGKHRLDILVESKVIVELKTVEELSKAHYA